Below is a genomic region from Erigeron canadensis isolate Cc75 chromosome 7, C_canadensis_v1, whole genome shotgun sequence.
ACACCATCGAGTAGCTTGCTACACAAGAATATTTGACTAACTTTGAACTAGGAAAGTTTCTTTGTATGTTCTAAGTCGTATCTCTATGCCCATGTTGGACACGATAACTCAAAGGCTTTTCATGATGTAAGCTCAGCTTGAATATATAAATTGGAAGAATGTCATCAAGTCCTAATCCACATTTGAAAACACAGGACGACTATTTTTACAACAAAAACACCAGTTCAACACAAAAATAAAGAAGGTTAAAGCACCATTTTGACCAAAAAAATGCCAATTTGGTAGAAACAATAACAAAGTCACGCAATAATATCATTAACAGAATTAGCAGAATAACAGCATTTGCAGATTccaattttaacaaaaaataaatattacctAAAAGGAAGTAATATGAACACAGCATAATTTTGCTATACACAACAAAATCAAGCATAGTAGAGTTGCACGAGTATAGCGTTTGCGTCTGCTACGCGTTGTGTATATACAATTACAAATTTTGTCCTGCCCGTCCTATTCTAAGAGATTGATGTCCAACAACTCTTATCACCCGATGTAAACTACCTTAAGCTCTAAGCATCTGCCTTCCACAGACCAACATTAATTAGAACCAGATAAGCTAGATACCTAAGAGCTATCAATCTAGAAGCTACACGCTTAAAAGATATCAATCTATCAACTACATAGTATACGAGACTGAAATAAACTCAACAAAAGCTTATATCTATCACTTATCGTCTACAAGATGAACTCGGATCGTTCTACATTTCAAGCTCCTTTTTCTAAATAAGCATACAAAACTTGATCTTAACTTAAATGCCTCTTTTTTTAGGTCTAACATCAACAAAATTAGGGCTCGCATAACAAGTCAGACAAAAGACAAAACACAACACCTACATGGGTTGGACACAAACACGCTGATAACTAACCGTGTCATTTTTTCTAAACACAAACACGACACAATAACTAACAGGTTACACAATAAGACCTActaaaaaaactatattttacttaatacatatagACATTATTTATGAATTCAGCCGCTTagcacttaatgactaaaaaaagaaacgagcccatactttaaaaaaaataaaaccataaaaatgatCAACAAGACAACAACAATTCCAACGGGTCGACCTATTAACGACACGAAACGTGCTAACGTGTCTTATCatgtcatatttattttttttccaaacacgaACACGGCATAACAAATAATTTAGAATATCATATGTACATTATAATAACCAACCAGTAAGTACCTTTATTTGCCATAGCAGTAACAAGTTTAGCATAAAGATTCAAATCAGTTTTATACCAATCTTCACACCTAATAACCTTAAACACTTTAACCGCCAAATCAAACTGGTCTTGTCTAATTAGTTCATTAAAAACAGCAAAAAGATCAGATTTCACAAGCCTGTTcaaaacggtgtcgttttgattattgttgttgttctGTAAACGGTTTGATCTTTTGAGAGATTGAACAGCTTGGATTGCTTCAATACTTAGTGTACGGCCTTTGTATAGAGGTCCACGGTTATCTCGTGGACCGCATCGCACTGGATTATTATTCTTAATATTCTTGTTGAGTTGATTTTTGGTGGTGAGAGTGTGATGTGGTTGATGAAATGGAACATTGAAATGCAGTGAATTTgccataaaatttatatataaaaaataaaataataatatgaagataATGATTTCTGGGAGTTCATATACtaacaacaaaaatatagaaatagatagatatagtttgaaagaaaaaacaaaaaggaatcGTCAACAGCAGGATTCGAACCTGCGCAGGCAAAGCCCAACAGATTTCGAGTCTGTCTCCTTAACCACTCGGACATATTGACGATTATGTCAATTAATGgctctttatatttttaaacgatGATTCATACTTCATACTGTCTCGTATTCTTTTTATAGTTGTGGTTTGTtagttgattttatttattttttttcacttatacatagtaaataaatttttgtattttctttaaataaagaTCTATGATTGAGTATTGATATTGTCTTtaacattatgtttttttaattttcttttctaattaaGGGTTTTATGCATAAACcaaatataaagtatatatatgttttatattttagtcccatgtatatataataatatttctgGTTATTTAAGTTGACATATAAGTTTttatacttattaaaaaataaaagtagtaATAGcatattgaaaaaaatataagtaatagtTGGTCTTTTATTTGCAATGAGCAGATCGAAACCTCTTGGGAGGTTTGACAAAGGATGGCGAGTTGGTGTAAGGTTCCGCCAATTAATTTTCGTCTTCTCAACACGTGACCTCTTTGAATTTCACCTGGTGTCTAACTTGGGGGATGTGGGAAAAAAGATGATCTAGGCGATTATAATGTTAGCTTGTTGGTGTATTTAGAAAGCGAGAAATGAGTTGGTATTTTAAGGTAAGGCTTGGTCAAGCCAACGGGTAGGACATCCGATATATTGGgttcctttggatgaaaaattgTGCGATGTCACTATGACTTGGGCAAGTGGAagtttttcacaatttttttatagataatGCAACTGTAATCTAAGTATATGTTGgtgttttttctatttttggtGTTCAATAAAATATTCaggaaaaaaatgttatataaatattacGTTACATTTACCGGTGTGTATGGAAGTTGTTTACCAGGTAAGTTGTTTACCAAAATATAATGCATAGGATCACCTTTCTAGTTCTTAACTTGTTATGATGAtaatcatcaatttttaataatacaattaAGAGGTTTAATAGATTTGAATACACTTGGAACATGTCCCAATCCATTTAGCCACATCAATTTACGAGGGATCATTTCATAACtgtaaaatgattaa
It encodes:
- the LOC122607228 gene encoding protein THYLAKOID ASSEMBLY 8, chloroplastic, giving the protein MANSLHFNVPFHQPHHTLTTKNQLNKNIKNNNPVRCGPRDNRGPLYKGRTLSIEAIQAVQSLKRSNRLQNNNNNQNDTVLNRLVKSDLFAVFNELIRQDQFDLAVKVFKVIRCEDWYKTDLNLYAKLVTAMANKGMKDQIDHLLSDIQVEDVKSAEGKGLVTVIKALLAADMAESTVRIYEMMKSSGWTCDSSTDEYVGKVLSRGLKRLGKKKVADEIDREIDRVSGGVLEKIGI